The sequence CGACAAGGGGACCGCCGAGGACCTTACGAGGCCGTAATGCTGGACGGAGATCTACACCACCATTCCAAAGGGTCAAGTGGTCTTTTTCTCTTATGCTTTTCGTTGTTGTTCGCAAAATTCTCTGGTTCTCGTTGGAcgcaagtcgagcttgtaGGACCTTGTTTTTCGCGGACGACAACGAAACGGTAGAAATGGCCACTTGGCTTGGTGCGACGATGGGAATGGGTGCGGCGTAGGTAGAGGTACGCCCTTCGTGGCGATCCAATGACCTAGGTCGCAAGTTCTCGTTGTACATTCCTCcctcttcttgctctttcatcttgcttggcttggttTGGCTCGATCCCTTGACCCGTTTGTCGTACAGCACACCTCTCGTTGTATAGTGTATAGAATCTTTTCGTTGAGCAATCAAGTCGTATCTTGTTCTGAACTGGGGCCATCcatgctcgtcatcgtgTCCGTGTccgtgagtcacgagtagcgGCTTGCTTTGTTTGTGAGCTGTTGCGTGGGACTCTAACATTATGACAGAACACCAGAAGGCAGCGCACAGGCACGACGACGCGACAAGCGCAGCTGAACCGTCGCGCCCggaattcgtgattgtgaatgaCGCCAAAACTCGAAACTGAGCGTTTTCTCGTCAGTCGATTGCACCTCTGATTGACATGGATCGTTGTTGCTGCGTCGAACCACTCTTGACTGTACGTCGAAGTTTCGCATTGCTGgttgcgcatcgtcgagtACGTGATGCGACTGGTCGCGCCAATCAGGAGTGGTGCGACATGAGCTCAGCATCGCAGCTGGTCGAGTGTccgagctgcgagctgcGTCTGCCTCTCTCGCAGCTCAATCCACATCTTGATCGATGTCTGTCCGGTGAAAGCGCCACAACTCGCAGTGACCACCAGCAGATAAAAACGGACCAGTGGAGCGGCTTCTTCTCAAGCGCCTCTTCATCCACCACTTGTCCTCGAGgctcgaaaaggccaaGTCAAGCCAACACGCAGGCGCCTCTGTCGATAAACGGGACATGGTCTAGAAGCGAAGGCGCTAGCAAGCGTCACCGACACGAATCCATCGCAGAAAGTaacaccaacaccaacaccaacggTAAGAGCCTCCATTATGGTTCGATGGTAGATGGgcgcgagcaagcgcatcagcctcagcctGTTGCGTCTACGTCACGCAGCCGAATCGATGCAGTGAAACCGTTTGCTGAGAGGATGCGTCCGCAAACGCTCGACGAGTATGTCGGCCAGAGCGATGTGGTCAATGGTCcgctcaagatgctgctgcgccaaGGCAAGATCCCTTCGATGATCCTTTGGGGTCCACCAGGCACAGGCAAGACTACGTTGGCGCGTCTGCTAGCCAAATCTGCCTCGTCAACCGACTCGACGTGTCGGCAAGGGCCGCCACCGCACCGATTCGTCGAAATCTCAGCGACCAACTCGGGGGCTAACGATGTAAAAAAGATTCTGGATGAAGCGCTCCATCGACTCGAACTTACTGCACAGAGGACGCTGCTGttcatcgacgagattcAGCGCTTCAATCGAGCTCAGCAAGACGTCTTGTTACCTGCTGTGGAGAAAGGGCAGATTGTGCTTGTCGCTGCAACCACCGAGAACCCGTCGTTCCGATTGCAGAGCGCGCTGATTTCGAGGATGCGCGTGTTTGTGCTGACAAAactcagcgtcgacgagtgCTGCCAGGTGCTTCGCAATGCTCTGGCCAGTGTAAAGCGCGAATCGGACCAAGCTGATCAGCACGCGGAATgcgttgcagcagcgtATATTGATGAACATCTTATCCGCTGGATTGCCAACATGGCCGATGGTGATGCACGCACAGCTTTGGGAGCGCTCGAACTGGCGCTCTCGACTACTGATGCAAGCGTGTGCTCGGCAGAGAACGTGTCTCGGCTCAAAACTGCACTGAAACGCACCGCGCTGCAGTACGATCGCACCGGCGATATGCATTACGACACGATCAGTGCGCTGCACAAATCGATCCGTGGCTCCGACGCGGACGCGGCGCTCTACTGGCTCGCACGCATGGTGTGCTCTGGTGACGACGCGCTGTTTATCGCGCGACGACTGATCGTAGCCGCTTCTGAGGACATCGATACGCTCGCAGCACTACAgatggcgacggcgacatACCAAGCGTGTCAAGTGGTGGGCCTGCCTGAATGTGGTAATAATTTGGCACAATGTGTCGTGTTTCTGGCCGAGTCACCCAAGAGCACGAGAAGCTATCGAGCATGGAACAAGGCAAAAGCGTTGGTGGAGGGTGGATACAACCATCCTGTTCCACTGCACATTCGAAACGCTCCGACCAAGTTGATGAACGAGATAGGGTACGGAAAGGAGTACAGGTACGAACCGAGGTTTGCACATCCGGTGTATCAGGAGTTTTTCCCGCCTCAGTTGAAAGGCACGCGGCTGCTCTCGCCAACGCCTGCGGAAGCACCCGCTCGAACAGAAGCAGACCATCAACATGGCCGCACAGACAAACCAGCCCAAACGGAAAccgaagcggaagcggaagcggaacAAGTGCCAGCGCAAGCGCAGATGCGTGTGTCGGATCGAAACGACTATCACCACACGAGTATGCAGCGTGCCATGGCGAGCAGAGCGGGTATAGGACCGGGTTCGTGCCAGCGCATCTTTGATCTGGGTGCAAGGTCGGTAGAtctggatctgctcgacgagtGGCAACGCGAGCGCAACGGCGGCAAAGAATGGAGCGGAAGGCAAAacatgctcgagctgctaCAGAGGCTCGGCCAGATGCAGTCCGAGCAACCAGGGCATACAGCGTAGTGTTGACAGTTGGTTTCACCTGGGTGTATCTACAATCGTGGTCAATGAACAGGGTGGTAAATGTATCCTCGAGGAGAGCAAAGCCAGAGCAAAGCCAGAGCAAAGCGTGGGCTGTGCATTGGGTGCGTCTCTGAGCAGGAGCACAGCAAGCGAAAGGGCAATGCGCGTCTATTTGCGTCCGTAGACAGTCTTGCGTCCGAGATCAAAGGGAACGTACTTGTGACGGATCATGTGTCTGTGTTGTGCACGCAAAGCGAGGTAAAGAGAGGTGATGAGTGTAAGGGTGTCAGCGTTTGCAAGTGAATTGAATTTTGGTTTtggtggtggcgatgcGGTTAGGAAGGAATGGGAGGCTACGTACTTGATCTG is a genomic window of Mycosarcoma maydis chromosome 10, whole genome shotgun sequence containing:
- a CDS encoding ssDNA-dependent ATPase MGS1 (related to MGS1 - Maintenance of Genome Stability 1) encodes the protein MSSASQLVECPSCELRLPLSQLNPHLDRCLSGESATTRSDHQQIKTDQWSGFFSSASSSTTCPRGSKRPSQANTQAPLSINGTWSRSEGASKRHRHESIAESNTNTNTNGKSLHYGSMVDGREQAHQPQPVASTSRSRIDAVKPFAERMRPQTLDEYVGQSDVVNGPLKMLLRQGKIPSMILWGPPGTGKTTLARLLAKSASSTDSTCRQGPPPHRFVEISATNSGANDVKKILDEALHRLELTAQRTLLFIDEIQRFNRAQQDVLLPAVEKGQIVLVAATTENPSFRLQSALISRMRVFVLTKLSVDECCQVLRNALASVKRESDQADQHAECVAAAYIDEHLIRWIANMADGDARTALGALELALSTTDASVCSAENVSRLKTALKRTALQYDRTGDMHYDTISALHKSIRGSDADAALYWLARMVCSGDDALFIARRLIVAASEDIDTLAALQMATATYQACQVVGLPECGNNLAQCVVFLAESPKSTRSYRAWNKAKALVEGGYNHPVPLHIRNAPTKLMNEIGYGKEYRYEPRFAHPVYQEFFPPQLKGTRLLSPTPAEAPARTEADHQHGRTDKPAQTETEAEAEAEQVPAQAQMRVSDRNDYHHTSMQRAMASRAGIGPGSCQRIFDLGARSVDLDLLDEWQRERNGGKEWSGRQNMLELLQRLGQMQSEQPGHTA